The following is a genomic window from Desulfofarcimen acetoxidans DSM 771.
TTTTCCGGCTTGCCCTCATTCAGTGCCTGGTTTCTCAGGATTTCCTTTTCCTTCTCAATTACCTCGGGTGAAATCTCTTCCGAAGCCACATATTCAGGACGCGCAGCAGCAATCTGCATAGCAATGTCTTTGGCAAACTCCTTAAACTCATCAGTTTTAGCCACAAAATCAGTCTCACAATTTATTTCTACCAGCACGCCGATACGACCGCCACCGTGAATATAAGACTCCACCACACCTTCAGCAGTAATACGGCCGGATTTCTTAGCTGCAGCAGCCAAACCTTTTTCACGCAGGTAAACGATCGCTTTTTCCATATCCCCGTCTGATTCCGTAAGCGCTTTTTTACAATCCATCATACCAGCGCCTGTTTTTTCACGTAATTCCTTAACCATCCCGGCAGAAATTGCCATGGTCAGCCCTCCTCAAAAATCCATGTTTTTCTAGAAGCCTTTATGTTATTATAACCAAAACAACCATACAACAAACAAACTAAAAAGCAATCAGTTTTATTTCTGAAATATTCTATGGCGACAGATATAAAAAGGTGGGGCAACCCATTTCAGAAAATAAGCCCCCACCCATGTCTATCTACTCGGAAATTTGTTCTCCTTGCTTACCTTCTAAAACAGCTTCCGCCATTTTACTGGTTAAAAGACGAACTGCCCGAATGGCATCATCATTACCAGGAATAATATAGTCGATTTCATCCGGATCACAGTTTGTATCAACAATTGCTACAATAGGAATGCCCAGCTTGCGGGCCTCGGCTACGGCAATGCGTTCTTTACGCGGATCTACGACAAACAGTGCCGCAGGCAAACGCTTCATTTCCTTAATACCGCCTAAAAACTTCTGCAGCCTCTCTTTTTCATGCATCAGTTCAGCCACTTCTTTTTTAGGCAATAAGCTAAAAGTACCGTCGGCTTCCATTCTGTCCAGCTCGTGCAAACGGTCAATACGCTTACGGATGGTTTGGAAATTTGTCAGCATGCCGCCTAACCAACGCTGGTTAACGTAAAACATCCCGCATTTTTCTGCTTCTTCTTTTACTGATTCCTGAGCCTGCTTTTTGGTTCCCACAAATAAAAGTGTTTCCCCGCTAAGAGCCAGGTCTTTGATAAAATTATATGCAACATCAACCATTTTCACGGTCTTCTGTAAATCTATAATATAGATCCCGTTGCGGTCAGTAAAAATATAAGGGGCCATCTTGGGGTTCCAACGCCGGGTTTGGTGTCCGAAATGCACACCTGATTCCAAAAGCTGCTTCATTGATATAACTCCCACTATTACACCTCCCCCCTGAACGGTTTTATCATCCTCCGTCATCTTCATCTACAGACAGAACCTTAAATAAGGCCAACCCTGCCCAATATCAGACAACGTGTGTATTTCACACCAGTGATAATTTTAGCATAAACCGAGACCGGATGCAAGAAAATTAACCTCAAATTATCCTGTCAGGAGCAAAAATAACAAACTTAGACAGAGGGCCAATTCTAAATTAAACTTTGAACTTACCAACCAGAGAATCCAATCTGGCAGCCATTTGCGAAAGGCCTTCCGAAGACGCGGACACTTCTTCCATAGTAGCCGTTTGCTCTTCAGTAGCACCGGCTACATTTTGTATGCCAAAACCGTTTTTATATATCCTTAGCAGCCGATAATCTGCCGCCGGCGTATACTCTTTTAGCTATATTAATATTTAACTGCATTTTAAGCGTTGTTTAATCCGTTTACAGAGTATACTTACCGCATTCCATAAATATGAAGTTGAAAATGAAATAAATTCATTATATCAGAAGTGGCTGAGAAAACCCTGAGATAAATCTGAGAATTTGCTTAAATTATTGCTGATTTTGCCGCTTTCGTGATGTTTGCCAGCACATAAAAACACCCTAACCTGAAAGGTTAGGGTGTTTTTTTATGTTATACTATTTTTGCTTATAATATTTCCAAATCTGCCTGAGCAGCATTACGACCTGCAATGTGTTTGGTATTTAGTTAAACTTGCGCTTCCTTGCCCTGGCCGCCAGTTTTCTAGCTGCTTCGGATTTCTTTTTACGCTTGACACTGGGTTTTTCATAGTGCTCGTGCTTTCTAGCCTCTGCCAACACGCCTGCCTTCTGACAAGTTCTTTTAAAGCGCCGGAGGGCACTATCCAGTGTTTCATTTTTACCCACCTTGATTTCTGCCATTGATCTTTCCCCTCCCTCCGCCAAAACCATAAGACAAAACCAGCCACTTATATGCTGTATTTTCTAAACGTAACTTAGATTATACAACAAGGGGAGAAATCAGTCAACTACCCTGGAGGCCATTGGAAGGGTCTACCGGCAAGAAAATGATAATGAATATGATAAACCAGTTGACCTGCATCACGTTTACAGTTTGTGACTAATCGATAACCCCTGTCCTCAAGGTTATAATCCCTGGCCAGTTTAGCAGCCACAAGCTGAATTTTTCCAACCAGCACGGCATCCTCTTCCTGCAAATCCATGACAGTCGGAATGTGTTTCTTAGGAATAAACAAGAGGTGGATAGGAGCAACCGGCTTAACATCTACAAAAACCATAATGTCATTATCCTCATAAATAATTTCAGCCGGAATTTCCTTTTTGACTATCTTACAAAAAACGCAGTCCTGCATATTTCCCACCTCCCCCCGGTTATTTTATACTCTGGGAAATCATGCCTATAAATGACTTGTGGATAAGTTAAGGTTAGCACTGCATAATTTCCATTGAGCACGAGTGCCTCTGGCTGCTCGAAAATCGCCTAAAGCGACTTTCTTGACCTGCAAAGATAAATACCATTAATTATTCTATTCAACAAGACCTGGCTAAATCCTTCCTGGCACCTAAATAATTATACCTGTCTGATATTGTATGCCCGTTTTTTCAATTTTTATATCTATTATCTCGCCGCTTAAGTTCTCCAGGCAGGCAAAAACCACCCTCAGGTAATTAGGGGTTAAACCCTCCCAGCAGCCGCCCCGGCCGGAAAAAGGCTGCTCTGCCAGAACAGGCAGAGTCAGGCCTGCAAATTTAGACGCGTAATTCTCTGTCAACTGCTCCCCTAAAGCTATCAGCCTTCGGCTGCGCTGTTCTTTAACCCGCGCATCCACCTGTTGGGGAAAGCCGGCGGCCGGAGTACCCCGGCGGGGAGAATATTTAAACACGTGCATGCCGGAAAAGGCCATGTCTTTGATAAAACCCAGGGCCTGCTCAAAATCCTCCTCAGTCTCACCGGGAAAACCGGCCATAATATCGGTGGTCACTGCCAGGTTCGGCATTTTCTCGCGCAGGTTATTTAATATTTTTGCATAGCCCTCAGTCGTATAGCGGCGCCTCATCAGCTTTAAAACCCTGTCCGAACCGCTCTGCAGGGGTATATGCAGGTGGGGGCAAAATATTTTCGAATGAAGAATAAGCTCAATTAACTCAGGGGACAAATCGTTAGGCTCTATGGAACTCAGGCGCAGCCTGCTTAACCCTGAGATCCGCAGCAGCTTTTCCACGATAGCCGCCAGGCTGGTCTTGGCAGGCAGATCCACCCCGTAGGCACCGGTTTGAATGCCTGTCAGCACGATTTCCTTAAAGCCGGCGGCCAACAGTGATTCCGCTTCATTTAAAACGGCCTCCGGCTGCCGGCTGCGCAAGGGGCCGCGGGCATAGGGAATAATGCAATAGCTGCAAAAATTGCGGCAGCCCTCCTGAATTTTTAAATATGCCCGTACACGGCCCTGCCCTGCCGGCGCCGGCAGTTCTTCATAAAAACAGGCTTTTTCTATGTCCGCAACGGCATTGATCTTTTCAGCTTTGCTGCTGGCTTCCACCAGATCTACTATTTTATCACGGTCAGAGGTACCTACCACCAAATCCACTTCCGGCAGAGACATCAGCTCACCGGGAGAAGTCTGGGCATAGCAGCCTGTTACCGCTATCACCGCTTCGGGATTGGTTCTCACGGCCCGTCTAATTAACTGGCGGGATTTGCGGTCGCTCAGGTGGGTTACGGTACAGGTGTTAATAACATAAACACCGGCGGGTTCAGTGAAATCGACCTCGCTGTAGCCTTTGCTGCGAAACAGGGAGACTATGGCTGCTGCTTCATACTGGTTTACTTTGCAGCCCAGAGTGGCTACCGCTACTGTTTTACTCTTCATTATAAACACTACCTTAGGTTAAGCTGCGATGGGTCTCATTACTCTCTCTATTCAAAAGCCTGGCTTTCGATTTGCTTCGGCTATTAGAACGGGTTCGCTATGTTTATCCCCTCTCCGTTCAGGGCTGCGCGCAGGACGTCTCTAAGAAATCCTTTGGACCGAACTAAGAGCCCCTCGATGTGCGCATGGGTTCTCAAATCTTTGCTGCATGGTCTTACACCAGAGATTTTTACCTTTTAGTGACTTATTGTATGCACTGCCGGGGCTCTAAGTTCGGATACCCAAAGGATTTCTAAGAGCCGTTAGCCTGCGCTTCGCCAGTCACTCCAACGGGATAAACATAGCGCCCCCTGATAGTCGGGTTTATTCAAAATTTTATTTGTACTTACAAAGTTCAATTTGCGAGATAAAAAATCTATTTTTAAAACATTCTCCTAACTTTTATAGTCAGCCGGGGTTCCGCCTAAATCGCCGAACTCGTACATGATTATGCTTAAGACAGCTATGCCGGCGGTTTCTGTGCGCAGTATGCGGGGACCCAGGGAGACGGGGATTACTCCGTACTGCCGCGCCTGTGCTGCTTCCGACCTGGTGAAGCCACCCTCGGGGCCTATGAAGATATAGATTTCGAAAGGGGGGACTTTAGCTTCCAGATTATCGCGCAGGCTTTTCAGGCCTCTGGCTGTTTCCTCTTCCCAGGGCAGCAGGCACAGCGCTTTCTCGGGCAGGGACTCCAAGACTTCTTGCCAGCTCATGGCTCTCTCTACCGACGGGTGCTTGCCCCTTTTGCACTGTTTGGCCGCTTCCATGGCAATTCTCTGCCAGCGTTCCTGGCGCTGAGCGGCTTTTTTTTCGTCCAGGCGGACTATCGCCCGCTCACACTGCAGGGGTATGAGTGTGGACAGGCCCAGCTCGGTGCCTTTCTGTACGATTAAGTCCATTTTGTCGGACTTGGGCAGTCCCTGAACCAGGGTTATTTTGACCGGGGGCTCGTTATCGGGCAGGCCCTCAGCGGTTATTTCGCAGAAGACTTTTTCTTTATTTTTCCCGGTAATACGGGCTGAAAATACACCGCCCTCACCGTCGATTATGGTCACTTCATCTCCGGCTGCCAGGCGCAAAACGCGGTTGACGTGCTCCATTTCCGTCCCCGTAATGCAAGCCTGCCTACCCTTTATGCGGGTAGGCGGTACATACACCCTGGTCATTGGACATCCTCCCTTTAAAAGAGAATCTCACTGCTTTTTACATCGTAGAGCATGCCGTCGTGCTTTGACTGCTCTCTTAGAAAAAATCTCTCTGATTTTCAAGCCTCTCTTACACTCAACACTGCCACCCACTCACCGTCCCGTTTGATTTCCCGGACGGTAAAGCCTGCCTTATTGATTGCTGTTCTGACATCCTTGTCTCTGTCTTTGATAATTCCGGAGGCAATGAATCTTCCGCCGGGAACCAGAAAACGGGCTGCATCCGCCGCCAGCTTGATGATTACGTCAGCAATGATGTTGGCCGCCAGCAGGTCCGCCGGAGCGGCGCCTTGAGCCAGCATGGCCAGCAGATCACTTTCGAGAACCTCCACTTTATCCGTTACGCCGTTTAACTCGGCATTTTCCAGGGCTACACGAACGGCCACCGGATCGTTGTCCACGGCTCTTACCGAACCGGCACCCAATTTGGCCGCAGTTACGGCCAGTATGCCGGAACCGGTACCCACATCTATAACTCTGTCGCCCGGCCGCAGGTATTCCTCCAGCAGTTCCATGCACATCACGGTGGTGGCGTGCGTGCCGCTGCCAAAGGCCATGCCGGGATCAAGCTCTATAATCAACCTCTCGCCGGATCCTTGGTAGTCTTCCCAGCTTGGCTTGACTACCAGCTTCCGGCCCACCTCGACCGGCTTGTAGTAGGCCTGCCAGGCGGTTGCCCAGTCGGTTTCCGGCAGCTCACGGGTGCTCAGCTCAGGCTTTTCCCGGAGCGGCAGATCTGCCAGTGCCTGCCGCAGTCTCTGCAGGCGCTCTTCCAGGCGATCGTCAACGGGCAGGTAGGCCTTAACTTGCGGCCAGGCCTGTGGCTCTGTGGAAAAATCGAGCGCCTGCGTGTCAGCGGGCGCGTCTCTGTAGCTGTCCGAAAGAGCCGGGTCTTCTATAACTGTGCCGCCTGTTCCCAAATCATCGAAAATACTGCCTACCGGTTCAACACCTTCCGGCAGAACCCTTACTGCCACTTCCATCCAATTCACCGGCTCGGGGCCCCTTTCATTAAGTTTAACCCATAATCACGTCTTTTACTTTTTCAAAAAAACCCTTATCCGTGCTGGAGACATTTTTTCCACCCAGCCGGGCAAATTCCCGCAGCAGTTCTTTTTGCTTGTCGTTTAGTTTGGTGGGGGTAACCACCTTGATTACCACATGGTGATCGCCCCTGCCATGACCGTTCAGTTGCTTGACACCTTTGCCCCGCAAGCGGATAACCGTCCCGTTTTGCGTACCCTCCGGAACTTTCAGCTTATGTTTGCCATCCAGTGTATCCACATCCAGCTCATCGCCCAGGGAAGCCTGAACAAAGGTGATGGGAACTTCGCTGATAATGTCATAATTCTCACGCCGGAAAATTTCATGGGACGCTACCCTGATAAATACGTACAGATCACCGTGCGGGCCGCCAAGTGTTCCCGCCTCACCCTCACCGGAAAGACGCAGGCGGGAGCCGGTATCTACTCCGGCCGGAACCTTGACATGAATATTTTTAGTCCTCCGCACCTGTGTGGAACCATGACAGGTCGGGCAGGGCTTATCGATAATTTTACCCCGTCCGCGGCATTTTTCGCAGGTACGGGTCTGGACTATCCGGCCAAAGGCAGTATTTTGAGCATATTGCACCTGACCGCTGCCACCGCAGCCGTCGCAGGTTTTCGAGGAAGTCCCCGGAGCTGCCCCGCTGCCGCCACAGGTAGTACAGTTTTCCGTGCGAGGAATCTTAATATCTCTTTCCACACCAAAGGCAGCCTCGGTAAAGGATATTTCAATCTCCAGACGTAAGTCGGCGCCTCTCTCCGGGCCGCGCCTGCGTCCACCGCCGCCGCCACCAAAAAACATATCGAATATATCGCCCAGACCGCCAAAATCACTGAAATCAAAACCGCCACCGCCAAAACCGCCCTGCTGCTCAAAAGCGGCGTGGCCGTAATGGTCATATGCAGCTTTCTTCTGGGGATCCTGCAAAACATCATAAGCCTCGGCTATCTCCTTAAACTTAGCCTCGGCATTAGCGTCACCGGTGTTAACATCCGGGTGATATTTACGGGCCAGCTTGCGAAAGGCCTTTTTTATCTCCTCAACCGAAGCGTCTTTTGACACGCCCAAAGCCTCGTAATAATCTCGCTTTGCCATGAGTACACCACCTTGCTTGCTACTCTCTTTTATATACCTTAAACATTATACATTAAATGACCCTGGAAAGTGTAATAAAAATAATATTTTAACGCAGTACAGGGGAAACCTCACGGTTCCCCTGCTCTGCTGCATAACTCCCAACGAGTATAAGTACCTATGGCTGCTTGAAAATCGTTTAAAGCGACTTTCTTGTTACTTCTTATCCTCATCTTTTACTTCAAACTCTGCGTCAACTGTATCATCCGGAGCGGCACCTCCGCAACCCCCGGAGCCACAGCCGCCGCCCTGCTGCGCGGCTTCCTGCTGGTACATGGCAGAGGTCAGCTCGTAGAGAGGCTTGGTTAATTCCTCGATTTTGGTCTTGAGAACTTCCAGATCAGCGCTGTCATTGCCCAGCATTTCTTTGAGCTCGTTGGTTTTCTGCTCCAGTTCCGCAACCTTGGCCGGATCCAGCTTATCTTTATTCTCTTTAACCAGTTTTTCCGACTGATAAACCACGCTGTCGGCCTGGTTTCTCACTTCTACCTTCTCTTTAAACTTCTTATCCTCTTCAGCATGTTTTTCGGATTCCTGAACCATTTTTTCGATTTCCGAATCGGACAGGCCGCTGGAAGCGGTAATAACCATGCTCTGTTCTTTTCCGGTGCCTACATCCTTGGCTGAAACACTGACTATGCCGTTGGCGTCTATATCAAATTTAACCTCAATCTGAGGCACTCCGCGCGGCGCCGGAGGAATACCGGTCAACTGAAAGCGTCCCAGTGTCCTGTTCTGAGCCGCCATGGAGCGCTCACCCTGCAGCACGTGAATATCCACTGTGGTCTGGCCATCGGCTGCGGTAGAAAAAATCTGGCTCTTGGAAGTAGGAATAGTCGTGTTGCGCTCGATCAACCTGGTGAACACGCTGCCCAGGGTTTCAATACCCAGGGAAAGCGGTGTTACATCCAGCAGCACCACATCTTTGACTTCACCGGACATGACACCTGCTTGAATAGCCGCGCCCAGAGCCACACACTCGTCCGGGTTGATACCCTTGTGCGGCTCTTTGCCCAGGTACTTGCGGATAGCATCCTGCACGGCGGGAATTCTGGTAGAACCGCCCACCAGCAGCACTTTATCAATATTCTTAGGCTCCATACCGGCATCCTGCATAGCCTGCCTGGTCGGGCCCATGGTTTTTTCCACTAAATCAGCGGTCAGCTCGTCAAATTTGGCTCTGGTCAAATTCATATCCAGGTGCATGGGGCCTTCCGCACCGGCGGTAATAAAAGGCAGGTTGATATTGGTGGACATCACGCCGGACAGCTCGGTTTTGCCTTTTTCGGCGGCTTCCTTTAAACGCTGCAGGGCCATGCGGTCTTTGCGCAGGTCAATGCCATTCTGCTTTTTAAATTCTTCCGCCATATAATCAATGACTCTCTGGTCAAAATCATCACCGCCCAGACGGTTGTTGCCGCTGGTAGCCTTAACTTCAAAAACACCGTCACCCAGTTCCAGGATGGACACGTCAAAGGTACCGCCACCCAGGTCATAAACTAGAATAGTCTGATCTTCTTCTTTATCCAAACCGTAAGCCAGTGAAGCCGCGGTCGGCTCGTTGATAATGCGCAGCACATCCAAACCGGCGATTTTTCCGGCATCCTTGGTAGCCTGGCGCTGGGCATCAGTAAAATAAGCGGGTACGGTAATAACCGCCTGGGTTACCGTACCGCCCAGATATGCTTCCGCGTCAGCCTTTAATTTCTGCAGAATCATAGCTGAAATTTCCTGCGGGGTATAGTTTTTATCGTCAATCTTAACCTTGTAATCGGAACCCATATGGCGCTTAATAGAAGTCACCGTACGGTCAGGATTGGTTACTGCCTGGCGCTTGGCCACCTGTCCTACCAGACGCTCATCTGTTTTGGAAAAACCGACTACCGACGGGGTAGTGCGGGCGCCTTCCGCGTTGGCTATAACTACAGCTTCGCCGCCTTCCATAACAGCCACGCAGGAGTTAGTGGTTCCTAAATCTATACCTATAACTTTAGACATGATGAAAACCTCCTATAAACATTCTCTATATTTAATAATTAGACTGACTTAGCCACCTTAACCATCGCCGGTCTGATTACCTTATCCTTGAGCATATAGCCTCGCCGCAGTTCCGCTGCAACTGTATTATCGGGAAACTCAGACGTCTCTTCCTGCATTACTGCTTCGTGCTTGTTCGGGTCAAACTGCTCTCCGACCGCTTTAATGGGACAAAGGCCTTCTTTCCCCAGAACTTCGTTAAACTGCCTGTAAACCATTTTCATGCCCTCCATAAAAGACTCCTGAAAGGCTTCTTGATTGCCTTCCTTGACCTGAATACAGAGCGCCCGTTCAAAATTGTCCACTACCTGCAGTAGGTTAAGCAGCAGATGCTCTGTCACATACCTGGCCAAATCTTCTTTTTCCTGCTTGCTGCGGCGGCGGAAATTCTCGAAATCAGCCTGCATTCTGAGCAGTTTATCGTAATAATCCTGTGCCCTTACAGTCTGCTCCCGCAGCCTATCCTGCAAAACCTTGGGATCTGCCGAAGCTTGTTCATCCGGCTCGAGCACTTCCACTTCCGGCTCCACAGATTCCTGCTCCTCTTCATTTCCTTCCGCCAGGGTTTCCACAACCTGCTCCTCTTCCCTTGCTTCCTTGTCTTTAGTCACCATGCTCACCTCACCGTCATATCTGAAACACTGTTTAAATCTGGACTTTTATACTCTTTCATTTTAATAATGGTATCTATCCTCAAAATAGCCTCGGCAATTTCCCCCGCGGCTTTTAAAGCATAAGTTTTAACAGGCGCCGGATCTACCACTCCTAAAGCAAGCATATCAACCACCTGCCCGCTGTCGCAATGAACGGCCAGTGAAGTGCTGCCGCCGGCAGACTGGGCAGCCATAACATCCCCCAGCTTTTCCAAGGGGTTAAAGCCGGCATTGGCCACAATCTGGGCCAGCGGGCGCTGCAGTGCCTCTACTACGCAATCAATGCCATAAACAGCCATGCCGCTGACCTCGCCTCGCATTTTCTCCACCATGCGGGCGG
Proteins encoded in this region:
- the grpE gene encoding nucleotide exchange factor GrpE, whose product is MVTKDKEAREEEQVVETLAEGNEEEQESVEPEVEVLEPDEQASADPKVLQDRLREQTVRAQDYYDKLLRMQADFENFRRRSKQEKEDLARYVTEHLLLNLLQVVDNFERALCIQVKEGNQEAFQESFMEGMKMVYRQFNEVLGKEGLCPIKAVGEQFDPNKHEAVMQEETSEFPDNTVAAELRRGYMLKDKVIRPAMVKVAKSV
- the rpsU gene encoding 30S ribosomal protein S21 — encoded protein: MAEIKVGKNETLDSALRRFKRTCQKAGVLAEARKHEHYEKPSVKRKKKSEAARKLAARARKRKFN
- the dnaK gene encoding molecular chaperone DnaK, which encodes MSKVIGIDLGTTNSCVAVMEGGEAVVIANAEGARTTPSVVGFSKTDERLVGQVAKRQAVTNPDRTVTSIKRHMGSDYKVKIDDKNYTPQEISAMILQKLKADAEAYLGGTVTQAVITVPAYFTDAQRQATKDAGKIAGLDVLRIINEPTAASLAYGLDKEEDQTILVYDLGGGTFDVSILELGDGVFEVKATSGNNRLGGDDFDQRVIDYMAEEFKKQNGIDLRKDRMALQRLKEAAEKGKTELSGVMSTNINLPFITAGAEGPMHLDMNLTRAKFDELTADLVEKTMGPTRQAMQDAGMEPKNIDKVLLVGGSTRIPAVQDAIRKYLGKEPHKGINPDECVALGAAIQAGVMSGEVKDVVLLDVTPLSLGIETLGSVFTRLIERNTTIPTSKSQIFSTAADGQTTVDIHVLQGERSMAAQNRTLGRFQLTGIPPAPRGVPQIEVKFDIDANGIVSVSAKDVGTGKEQSMVITASSGLSDSEIEKMVQESEKHAEEDKKFKEKVEVRNQADSVVYQSEKLVKENKDKLDPAKVAELEQKTNELKEMLGNDSADLEVLKTKIEELTKPLYELTSAMYQQEAAQQGGGCGSGGCGGAAPDDTVDAEFEVKDEDKK
- the prmA gene encoding 50S ribosomal protein L11 methyltransferase, with translation MNWMEVAVRVLPEGVEPVGSIFDDLGTGGTVIEDPALSDSYRDAPADTQALDFSTEPQAWPQVKAYLPVDDRLEERLQRLRQALADLPLREKPELSTRELPETDWATAWQAYYKPVEVGRKLVVKPSWEDYQGSGERLIIELDPGMAFGSGTHATTVMCMELLEEYLRPGDRVIDVGTGSGILAVTAAKLGAGSVRAVDNDPVAVRVALENAELNGVTDKVEVLESDLLAMLAQGAAPADLLAANIIADVIIKLAADAARFLVPGGRFIASGIIKDRDKDVRTAINKAGFTVREIKRDGEWVAVLSVREA
- the tsf gene encoding translation elongation factor Ts: MAISAGMVKELREKTGAGMMDCKKALTESDGDMEKAIVYLREKGLAAAAKKSGRITAEGVVESYIHGGGRIGVLVEINCETDFVAKTDEFKEFAKDIAMQIAAARPEYVASEEISPEVIEKEKEILRNQALNEGKPEKIVDKMVEGRVQKFFKDVCLLEQAFIKNPDMTVKQLLNEKISKIGENISIRRFTRYELGEGIQKKEDDFAAEVAKFSQK
- a CDS encoding histidine triad nucleotide-binding protein, which gives rise to MQDCVFCKIVKKEIPAEIIYEDNDIMVFVDVKPVAPIHLLFIPKKHIPTVMDLQEEDAVLVGKIQLVAAKLARDYNLEDRGYRLVTNCKRDAGQLVYHIHYHFLAGRPFQWPPG
- the mtaB gene encoding tRNA (N(6)-L-threonylcarbamoyladenosine(37)-C(2))-methylthiotransferase MtaB, translated to MKSKTVAVATLGCKVNQYEAAAIVSLFRSKGYSEVDFTEPAGVYVINTCTVTHLSDRKSRQLIRRAVRTNPEAVIAVTGCYAQTSPGELMSLPEVDLVVGTSDRDKIVDLVEASSKAEKINAVADIEKACFYEELPAPAGQGRVRAYLKIQEGCRNFCSYCIIPYARGPLRSRQPEAVLNEAESLLAAGFKEIVLTGIQTGAYGVDLPAKTSLAAIVEKLLRISGLSRLRLSSIEPNDLSPELIELILHSKIFCPHLHIPLQSGSDRVLKLMRRRYTTEGYAKILNNLREKMPNLAVTTDIMAGFPGETEEDFEQALGFIKDMAFSGMHVFKYSPRRGTPAAGFPQQVDARVKEQRSRRLIALGEQLTENYASKFAGLTLPVLAEQPFSGRGGCWEGLTPNYLRVVFACLENLSGEIIDIKIEKTGIQYQTGIII
- the dnaJ gene encoding molecular chaperone DnaJ; the protein is MAKRDYYEALGVSKDASVEEIKKAFRKLARKYHPDVNTGDANAEAKFKEIAEAYDVLQDPQKKAAYDHYGHAAFEQQGGFGGGGFDFSDFGGLGDIFDMFFGGGGGGRRRGPERGADLRLEIEISFTEAAFGVERDIKIPRTENCTTCGGSGAAPGTSSKTCDGCGGSGQVQYAQNTAFGRIVQTRTCEKCRGRGKIIDKPCPTCHGSTQVRRTKNIHVKVPAGVDTGSRLRLSGEGEAGTLGGPHGDLYVFIRVASHEIFRRENYDIISEVPITFVQASLGDELDVDTLDGKHKLKVPEGTQNGTVIRLRGKGVKQLNGHGRGDHHVVIKVVTPTKLNDKQKELLREFARLGGKNVSSTDKGFFEKVKDVIMG
- the rpsB gene encoding 30S ribosomal protein S2 yields the protein MGVISMKQLLESGVHFGHQTRRWNPKMAPYIFTDRNGIYIIDLQKTVKMVDVAYNFIKDLALSGETLLFVGTKKQAQESVKEEAEKCGMFYVNQRWLGGMLTNFQTIRKRIDRLHELDRMEADGTFSLLPKKEVAELMHEKERLQKFLGGIKEMKRLPAALFVVDPRKERIAVAEARKLGIPIVAIVDTNCDPDEIDYIIPGNDDAIRAVRLLTSKMAEAVLEGKQGEQISE
- a CDS encoding 16S rRNA (uracil(1498)-N(3))-methyltransferase; amino-acid sequence: MTRVYVPPTRIKGRQACITGTEMEHVNRVLRLAAGDEVTIIDGEGGVFSARITGKNKEKVFCEITAEGLPDNEPPVKITLVQGLPKSDKMDLIVQKGTELGLSTLIPLQCERAIVRLDEKKAAQRQERWQRIAMEAAKQCKRGKHPSVERAMSWQEVLESLPEKALCLLPWEEETARGLKSLRDNLEAKVPPFEIYIFIGPEGGFTRSEAAQARQYGVIPVSLGPRILRTETAGIAVLSIIMYEFGDLGGTPADYKS